From Xylanibacter oryzae DSM 17970, a single genomic window includes:
- a CDS encoding DUF1593 domain-containing protein produces the protein MKILYLFSFLIIPFTYCQARVSKLVVNNQQLKPRVVILTDIAPGDIEPDDMESMVRLLAHADQYEIEALIATGGWNSSGRAYPAEWMNSIFTAIDAYSKDLPNLMKRSNQKGFNSLGQENGKQKLGYWPSAAYLKSRVALGSSRLGMKEIGANNNTQGSDMIIRLVDESDERPLYISTWGGANTLAQAIWKVKQTRTTEQLNKFLSKLCVYTITDQDVGWDQRYTNYPFSSHQWMRREFEGKLKFIWDETAWLSQCGNGSKHWDSYAKYIQGHGYLGRVYPNFKYGVEGDTPSYLYITPNGLSNPQDPRQAGWGGYFEWGIGMDKETNCWTNHTGKAKEIAEKYANYFYQAEFNDFAARMDWAEFGKGNRNPTVIVNGVSGIQSLAVKAKAGEKIKLDATKSIDPDGDKLSVKWWQMAESGTYHKELNIEDENSECIYLNIPKDASKHEIHIICEVTDNGKPNLTSYRRIIISVK, from the coding sequence ATGAAAATTTTATACTTGTTTTCTTTTCTAATTATACCATTTACCTATTGTCAGGCGCGTGTGTCTAAATTAGTTGTGAATAATCAGCAGTTAAAACCTAGAGTCGTTATCCTCACAGATATAGCCCCCGGAGATATAGAACCTGATGATATGGAATCTATGGTTCGGCTTCTGGCACATGCTGACCAATATGAGATCGAAGCCCTGATAGCTACCGGTGGGTGGAATAGTAGTGGCAGAGCTTATCCTGCAGAATGGATGAATAGTATATTTACGGCAATAGATGCTTATAGCAAAGATCTTCCTAATCTGATGAAGCGTTCAAATCAAAAAGGGTTTAATTCACTAGGACAGGAAAACGGAAAACAGAAGTTAGGATATTGGCCAAGTGCAGCATACCTCAAGAGTAGGGTGGCCCTTGGTAGTAGTAGATTGGGTATGAAAGAGATAGGTGCAAACAATAATACGCAGGGAAGTGATATGATAATCCGTCTGGTTGATGAGTCGGATGAACGTCCTCTTTATATATCCACCTGGGGAGGAGCAAATACTTTGGCACAGGCGATATGGAAAGTTAAGCAAACTCGTACCACAGAACAATTGAATAAGTTCCTCTCAAAATTGTGTGTCTATACCATAACAGATCAGGATGTAGGTTGGGATCAACGTTATACCAATTATCCATTCAGTTCTCATCAGTGGATGCGTCGTGAATTTGAAGGCAAACTTAAATTTATCTGGGACGAAACTGCTTGGCTCTCTCAGTGTGGAAATGGTTCAAAGCATTGGGACTCATATGCCAAGTATATACAGGGACATGGATATTTAGGCAGAGTGTATCCTAACTTCAAATATGGGGTAGAAGGAGACACACCTTCTTATCTTTACATTACCCCAAATGGGTTAAGCAATCCACAAGATCCAAGACAGGCAGGCTGGGGAGGATATTTTGAGTGGGGAATAGGTATGGACAAAGAAACAAACTGTTGGACCAATCATACAGGTAAGGCAAAAGAAATAGCAGAAAAGTATGCGAATTACTTTTATCAGGCCGAGTTTAATGATTTTGCAGCACGTATGGATTGGGCTGAATTCGGCAAGGGAAACAGAAATCCGACAGTTATCGTAAATGGAGTATCCGGTATTCAATCTTTAGCAGTTAAAGCAAAAGCAGGGGAAAAAATAAAATTGGATGCAACAAAATCGATAGATCCTGATGGTGATAAGTTGTCAGTGAAGTGGTGGCAGATGGCGGAGTCGGGCACTTATCACAAAGAACTAAATATAGAAGACGAAAATTCGGAATGTATCTATCTCAATATTCCTAAAGACGCATCAAAACATGAAATACATATAATATGTGAAGTTACTGACAACGGCAAACCAAACCTGACGAGTTACAGGCGAATCATTATCTCAGTAAAGTAG
- a CDS encoding dihydroorotase, with amino-acid sequence MKTLITNAVIVNEGRSFKGSIIVENEIIKEINEESKVPTGIFDCVVDAEGCYLLPGIIDDHVHFRDPGLTDKADIETESRAAAVGGVTTFFDMPNTLPQTTNVENLNAKFWTAKIKSHINYSFFFGATNTNVGLFDQLDKHRIPGVKLFMGSSTGNMLVDNVESLKKIFQSAGDKPLMVHCEDTSIINRNMAKAKILYGDDPDIKYHPLIRSEEACYNSTALAVSMAKELGTRLHVAHVTTAKELELFDSSNDKITAEAVIGHLYFSDEDYATFGSRIKVNPAIKTKADRNALRKALNDGRIAVIGTDHAPHLITDKVGGAARASSGMPIIQFSLVTMLELVDEGVLSIERMVQLMCHHPASLFGVKGRGFIRKGYKADLVIVKPHSPWTVSPACIESKCGWSPMTGHKYDWQVVHTFCNGHAVYSAGDFYNEYHGQEVVFNF; translated from the coding sequence TTGAAAACGTTAATTACTAATGCTGTCATTGTAAATGAAGGTAGATCCTTCAAAGGCAGTATTATCGTTGAAAACGAAATAATAAAAGAGATAAACGAAGAATCGAAGGTGCCTACAGGTATCTTCGATTGTGTCGTAGATGCAGAAGGGTGCTATCTTCTGCCCGGTATTATAGACGATCATGTACACTTCCGTGATCCGGGACTTACAGATAAGGCTGATATTGAGACAGAGAGCAGAGCAGCTGCTGTTGGTGGCGTTACTACCTTTTTTGATATGCCTAATACTCTTCCGCAGACTACTAATGTTGAAAATCTTAATGCCAAATTCTGGACCGCCAAGATAAAAAGTCATATTAATTATTCATTCTTCTTTGGTGCAACCAATACAAATGTTGGATTATTCGACCAGCTTGACAAGCACAGAATACCAGGCGTTAAGTTGTTTATGGGATCGTCTACAGGCAATATGCTTGTGGATAATGTTGAATCATTAAAAAAGATATTTCAGAGCGCAGGTGATAAACCATTGATGGTACACTGTGAGGATACATCTATAATCAATCGTAATATGGCTAAGGCCAAAATACTTTATGGAGATGATCCGGACATTAAATATCATCCGCTTATACGTTCAGAGGAGGCTTGCTATAACTCTACCGCGTTAGCTGTAAGTATGGCTAAAGAGTTAGGCACTCGCTTGCATGTCGCTCACGTAACAACAGCTAAAGAACTGGAACTCTTTGATAGCAGCAATGATAAGATAACTGCAGAGGCTGTAATCGGTCACCTCTATTTTTCTGACGAGGATTATGCTACATTTGGAAGTCGTATTAAAGTTAATCCCGCGATAAAGACTAAAGCCGACAGAAATGCATTGAGAAAAGCACTTAATGACGGTCGTATTGCCGTAATAGGCACAGATCATGCACCGCATCTTATTACAGATAAAGTAGGAGGAGCAGCAAGGGCGTCATCAGGAATGCCAATTATACAGTTCTCGCTGGTAACAATGCTAGAACTTGTTGATGAAGGAGTGCTTAGTATTGAACGGATGGTGCAATTGATGTGTCATCATCCGGCTAGCTTATTTGGCGTTAAAGGAAGAGGTTTTATTAGAAAAGGATACAAGGCCGACTTGGTGATAGTAAAGCCTCATTCGCCTTGGACCGTTTCACCTGCCTGTATAGAGAGCAAATGTGGTTGGAGTCCTATGACGGGCCATAAATATGACTGGCAAGTTGTGCATACATTCTGCAACGGTCATGCTGTGTATAGCGCAGGTGACTTCTATAATGAATATCATGGACAAGAAGTAGTATTCAATTTTTGA
- a CDS encoding FtsB family cell division protein, with protein MSRLGSVIGFLRSYKYYIVIFASVVLVGFADENSVWNHIQNRRHINDMHEDIDKYNNMYNKDMRELRMLDRNPKAIEKIARERYFMKADDEDIFVLSDDENKSKNY; from the coding sequence ATGAGTCGGCTTGGTTCTGTCATCGGATTCCTGCGTAGCTATAAATACTATATAGTTATTTTCGCTTCTGTAGTGCTAGTTGGTTTTGCTGACGAGAACAGCGTATGGAACCATATACAAAACCGTAGGCATATAAACGATATGCATGAAGATATCGATAAATATAATAATATGTATAACAAAGATATGCGCGAGTTGAGAATGCTAGACAGAAATCCAAAGGCAATAGAGAAAATTGCGCGTGAACGATATTTTATGAAAGCAGATGATGAGGATATCTTTGTGCTGAGTGACGACGAAAATAAATCTAAGAACTATTAA
- a CDS encoding metallophosphoesterase, whose amino-acid sequence MIARIFIYILLMIVLSDIYIDAHYIRHLKNIRWWKRLLWWLPDILMVIYTILLASVKNYAPDNLSWLNVYLFLIGFMVIPKAFFALCSIIGWGYCKLNHSRKNWGNFVGLLLALITIYILIYGSTIGFRKLVIRHVDYYSKDLPASFEGYKIIQWSDAHVGVYTGSRVTILQRAIDSINAQKADVILFTGDLQNMAPQEMYRHIGRLSSLKAKDGVFSVLGNHDYSKYIGGTPDQKRANERETIKLEKSFGWNLLRNENHSIQRGKDSIIIAGEENDGKPPFPQLGDIKKTLKGTSNKNFIVMLQHDPSAWRRSILPKSNAQLTLSGHTHAMQFEIFGKSPASWLYSEWGGMYYSGDRAMNVSVGLGGFVPFRFGASGEIVVIKLHKSK is encoded by the coding sequence ATGATAGCTAGAATATTCATATATATATTATTGATGATAGTGCTGTCTGATATTTATATTGATGCGCACTATATTAGACATCTTAAAAATATCAGATGGTGGAAAAGACTGTTATGGTGGCTTCCGGATATCCTGATGGTCATATATACAATACTTTTAGCCTCAGTTAAAAATTATGCTCCTGATAATCTCTCTTGGTTAAATGTTTATTTGTTTTTAATCGGTTTTATGGTAATTCCGAAAGCGTTTTTTGCTCTGTGTTCTATTATAGGATGGGGGTATTGTAAACTAAATCATTCAAGGAAAAATTGGGGTAACTTTGTGGGCCTGTTATTGGCGTTAATAACTATATATATATTGATTTATGGTTCTACCATAGGATTTAGAAAACTTGTTATAAGGCATGTTGATTATTACTCAAAGGATTTGCCTGCATCCTTCGAAGGATATAAGATCATACAATGGTCTGATGCACATGTTGGGGTCTATACAGGTAGCAGAGTGACCATACTACAAAGAGCTATTGATAGTATTAATGCCCAAAAAGCTGATGTCATATTATTTACTGGAGATTTACAAAACATGGCACCGCAGGAAATGTATAGGCATATAGGTCGCTTGAGCAGTTTAAAGGCAAAAGATGGTGTCTTCTCTGTATTGGGAAATCATGACTATTCAAAATATATAGGCGGTACTCCAGATCAGAAAAGAGCAAATGAGCGTGAAACAATAAAATTAGAGAAAAGTTTTGGATGGAATCTCCTTAGAAATGAAAACCATTCAATACAGCGAGGGAAAGATTCTATAATAATTGCCGGTGAGGAAAACGATGGTAAACCGCCATTTCCTCAGCTCGGTGATATAAAGAAAACTTTAAAAGGAACGTCAAATAAGAATTTTATAGTAATGCTTCAGCATGATCCTTCAGCCTGGCGCCGTAGCATATTGCCAAAATCAAACGCTCAACTTACGTTGAGTGGGCATACACACGCCATGCAGTTTGAAATTTTTGGTAAATCACCCGCATCGTGGTTATATTCTGAATGGGGAGGTATGTATTATTCAGGTGATAGAGCCATGAATGTATCAGTAGGTCTGGGTGGATTTGTTCCGTTCCGTTTCGGAGCATCTGGAGAAATTGTAGTAATTAAACTTCATAAATCAAAATAA
- a CDS encoding DUF4369 domain-containing protein yields the protein MNKILYALISLAVLTGCTESYNIEGTSSISTLDGRMLFLKVVKNKELKNIDSCDVVHGKFHFSGVIDSTRMASIYMDDESVMPVVLENGQIVIKIDNAQQSITGTPLNEKLYKFIDKHNQLDNQMNELSHKQSQMIMNGGNIDNINIKLSGEADKISSQEDKLVTSFIVENYDNVLGPGVFMMITSSYQYPILNPWIEDIMTKATEKFKNDPYVKEYYQTAQENQNRMNGLEPAGPPPSSQQQPTGSLTNAPQ from the coding sequence ATGAATAAAATTCTCTATGCATTAATATCTTTGGCAGTATTGACTGGCTGCACAGAATCATATAACATTGAAGGCACTAGTTCTATTTCAACTCTTGATGGGCGTATGCTGTTTCTTAAAGTAGTTAAGAATAAAGAATTGAAAAATATAGATTCGTGTGACGTAGTACATGGTAAATTTCATTTTTCCGGTGTAATTGATTCTACCCGTATGGCGAGTATTTACATGGATGATGAGAGTGTTATGCCTGTTGTCTTGGAGAACGGACAGATTGTTATCAAAATAGATAATGCACAGCAGAGCATTACAGGTACACCACTTAACGAAAAATTATATAAGTTTATTGATAAGCACAATCAATTGGATAATCAGATGAACGAACTTAGCCATAAGCAGAGCCAGATGATTATGAATGGTGGCAATATTGATAATATCAATATAAAATTGTCGGGCGAAGCAGATAAAATATCATCTCAGGAAGATAAACTTGTGACTTCATTTATTGTAGAAAACTATGATAATGTATTGGGCCCAGGTGTCTTTATGATGATTACAAGCAGTTATCAATATCCGATATTGAATCCTTGGATTGAAGATATAATGACCAAGGCTACAGAAAAATTTAAGAATGACCCTTATGTGAAGGAATACTATCAAACAGCTCAAGAGAACCAGAATCGAATGAATGGTCTTGAACCGGCAGGGCCTCCACCATCATCTCAGCAACAACCAACGGGTTCTCTTACTAATGCTCCACAATAG
- a CDS encoding lysophospholipid acyltransferase family protein — translation MKYIYRIYQLFIALPLFFVATILTAAFTTIGCIIGNGHFWGYYPGLLWSKVTVHLFLLRVNVTGRENLKKGQSYVFVANHQGMFDIFLIYGFLHRNFKWMMKYQLRKMPFVGIACEYSHQIFVDKRGPSKIKASYDKARENLKDGMSLVVFPEGARTFTGHMGKFKRGAFMLADELQLPVVPLTINGSFNVMPRMRDFHWITRHPLTLTIHKPIYPQSKGADNIKAMENESYDVVMSGLVDEYQGYVENTDQ, via the coding sequence ATGAAATATATTTATCGTATTTATCAGCTTTTTATAGCTTTACCGCTATTTTTTGTAGCTACCATTTTGACAGCTGCCTTTACAACAATCGGTTGCATAATAGGCAATGGACATTTTTGGGGTTATTATCCCGGTCTATTATGGTCAAAAGTTACCGTTCATTTATTCCTTCTCAGAGTGAACGTTACGGGACGCGAAAATCTGAAGAAAGGTCAATCATATGTGTTTGTAGCCAATCATCAAGGAATGTTTGACATATTTCTGATATACGGTTTTCTGCACCGAAATTTCAAATGGATGATGAAGTACCAGCTGAGAAAGATGCCTTTTGTAGGTATTGCATGTGAATACTCTCATCAGATATTTGTAGACAAACGTGGCCCTAGCAAGATAAAAGCTTCTTACGATAAGGCAAGAGAAAATCTGAAAGATGGAATGAGTCTTGTTGTTTTTCCTGAAGGTGCACGTACCTTTACAGGGCATATGGGTAAATTTAAACGTGGCGCATTTATGCTGGCAGACGAATTACAATTGCCAGTAGTGCCGCTTACAATAAATGGATCTTTCAATGTGATGCCGAGAATGAGAGATTTTCATTGGATAACAAGACATCCGCTTACTCTTACTATTCACAAACCGATATATCCGCAGAGTAAAGGTGCTGATAATATAAAGGCGATGGAAAACGAAAGTTATGATGTTGTTATGTCAGGTCTGGTTGACGAGTATCAGGGATATGTAGAAAATACAGATCAGTAG
- a CDS encoding MFS transporter, protein MNKILTDGLPMPARLWAIISVSLTIGMSCLDMNIVNVALPALSVQFGVSPSSTIWIVNIYQLGIISTILAFSALGDIYGLRRVYLTGIIVFVMASIGCVLSQSFTMLIVARGFQGLGGAMLTGVNQGQLRYIYPKSKLATGMGINAMVVSCSTLAAPSLAGTILSVATWHWLFIINVPLGLTAFWFGKRYLPRQELKVDAKFDYLSAIMNALVFGLLVFSLEGYAHGESIHLVGIQLLLFAFIFFFYIKHEKKKEVPLLPLDLFRIPIISFSVFTSICSFTAQMLMTICMPFLLLKGLHFSMITTGVLLTAWPIATMITAPLAGMMVSKIHQGILGFIGLAIMSVFLFSLTLIPEHPSFTNLFIRMFFCGCGFAMFQTPNNNTIVTNSPPARSGAASGLIGTARVIGQTTGAALVAMFFAMNESIMTSSDICLYTGTGVAALGAILSITRLDMKNRGRAKK, encoded by the coding sequence ATGAATAAGATTCTTACTGATGGACTACCCATGCCAGCGAGGCTATGGGCTATAATTTCTGTATCACTCACAATCGGTATGTCATGTTTGGACATGAATATTGTGAATGTTGCGTTACCTGCACTTTCCGTTCAATTCGGAGTATCTCCCTCTTCCACGATATGGATAGTTAATATATATCAGCTAGGTATTATTTCTACAATATTAGCATTCTCTGCATTAGGAGACATCTACGGTCTGAGACGTGTGTACCTTACTGGTATCATCGTTTTCGTAATGGCATCCATAGGATGCGTTTTATCACAGTCATTTACTATGCTTATCGTTGCTCGAGGTTTTCAGGGACTTGGAGGAGCCATGCTTACAGGTGTCAATCAAGGACAACTAAGATATATATATCCTAAAAGCAAACTTGCTACAGGAATGGGGATCAACGCCATGGTTGTGTCATGTTCAACACTGGCAGCACCTAGCTTGGCCGGAACAATATTATCTGTAGCAACATGGCACTGGTTATTTATTATCAATGTTCCTCTAGGACTAACAGCATTCTGGTTCGGGAAAAGATATTTACCGCGTCAGGAGTTGAAAGTTGATGCCAAGTTTGACTATTTAAGTGCAATTATGAATGCGCTTGTATTTGGATTACTGGTATTCTCACTTGAAGGATATGCTCATGGAGAATCGATACATCTTGTAGGCATTCAATTACTCCTATTTGCTTTTATCTTTTTTTTCTATATCAAACATGAGAAGAAAAAAGAAGTACCATTGTTACCACTTGACTTATTCAGAATTCCGATAATATCCTTTTCTGTATTTACAAGTATATGCTCTTTTACAGCTCAGATGCTGATGACTATATGCATGCCCTTCTTACTTTTAAAAGGACTTCACTTTAGCATGATTACCACTGGTGTTTTGCTTACTGCATGGCCTATAGCTACAATGATTACGGCTCCGCTTGCAGGTATGATGGTGAGCAAGATTCATCAGGGAATATTAGGATTCATCGGACTGGCTATAATGTCAGTGTTTTTATTCTCATTAACATTAATACCTGAGCATCCATCTTTTACGAATCTATTTATACGTATGTTCTTTTGCGGATGTGGTTTTGCTATGTTTCAAACGCCTAACAACAATACGATTGTAACAAACTCACCACCAGCACGCAGTGGCGCAGCTAGTGGACTGATAGGCACAGCGCGCGTTATAGGTCAGACTACCGGTGCGGCCCTTGTTGCTATGTTTTTTGCGATGAACGAATCAATAATGACCAGCAGCGATATATGTTTATATACAGGAACAGGAGTAGCTGCTCTTGGCGCAATATTAAGCATAACAAGACTAGATATGAAAAACAGAGGGCGTGCTAAGAAATAA
- a CDS encoding vitamin B12 dependent-methionine synthase activation domain-containing protein, producing the protein MRKVLSYSVCDLEPYINWLYFFHAWNMTGKPEEAKERLRKEALLMLDELNEKYTVKGLFGLYDVNSDCDDLVFDKMRIPMLRQQKELSDGKPNLCLTDFIRPIDSGKKDRIGLFATSVDIRMETDYKDDPYKRMLVQTLADRLAEATAEKMHEQVRKEYWGYAKDENLTMNELHLEKYQGIRPAVGYPSLPDTSINFIIDEILNMKEIGIRLTDSGAMKPHASVSGFMFSHPKSFYFDLGKIGEDQLVDYAKRRCVPVEMIRRFLQSSLLK; encoded by the coding sequence TTGAGAAAGGTATTATCATATAGTGTGTGTGATTTAGAGCCATATATCAACTGGCTTTACTTCTTCCATGCATGGAATATGACAGGTAAGCCTGAAGAAGCTAAAGAACGCTTGCGTAAAGAAGCATTACTCATGCTTGATGAACTGAATGAGAAATATACTGTAAAAGGGCTTTTCGGCTTATATGATGTTAATAGCGATTGTGACGATCTCGTATTTGATAAGATGCGTATACCTATGTTAAGGCAGCAAAAAGAATTATCAGATGGTAAACCGAATTTGTGTCTAACAGATTTCATTCGTCCAATAGATTCAGGTAAGAAAGATCGGATCGGATTATTTGCAACATCTGTAGATATCAGGATGGAAACAGATTATAAAGATGACCCATATAAGAGGATGCTGGTGCAGACACTTGCTGACAGACTGGCTGAAGCTACAGCAGAGAAAATGCATGAACAGGTGCGTAAAGAGTATTGGGGATATGCTAAGGATGAAAATCTTACAATGAATGAGTTGCATCTGGAGAAATATCAAGGTATAAGACCTGCCGTAGGATACCCATCTCTTCCAGATACAAGCATAAATTTCATTATTGATGAGATATTGAATATGAAAGAAATAGGTATCAGACTTACAGATAGTGGAGCAATGAAACCACATGCGTCTGTGTCAGGATTTATGTTTTCACATCCAAAGTCATTTTATTTTGATCTTGGAAAAATAGGAGAGGATCAGTTGGTTGATTATGCGAAAAGGCGTTGCGTACCTGTAGAGATGATTAGACGTTTTCTACAAAGCAGTTTGCTGAAATAG
- the nhaD gene encoding sodium:proton antiporter NhaD, protein MSLLTITICIVFVFGYLCIALESEIKINKAAIALLMCVACWSLYMVNPLGYIAMSGATDITKATNVFDKVGEILRSHLGDTAETLFFLMGAMTIVEIVDSNGGFNFVRDSMKTKSKRALLWRITFMTFFLSAVLDNLTTSIVMIMVLRKLVSDHKDRIIYASIVIIAANSGGAFSPIGDVTTIMLWIGNMITTQGIIKEVFIPSVISIVLPAFVLQYSLKGELPAITKDSDVKSTDASKLQRRVIFILGVCGLMSVPIFRYFTNLPPFMGILLVLGLLWTVTEIFYRGDESTSKRVAKLLSKIDMTTILFFLGILMAVSCLEEVGVLKGIGVWLNVASGGNHYIVTGFIGVVSSIIDNVPLVAGCIGMYPISPIGDMATDGIFWQLLAYCAGVGGSILIIGSAAGVVVMGLERITFGWYMKHVSWIALLGYLGGIFAYWIEKTFIFC, encoded by the coding sequence ATGTCTTTATTAACAATAACCATTTGTATCGTTTTCGTATTCGGTTATCTTTGCATAGCATTAGAAAGCGAAATAAAAATCAACAAAGCAGCTATTGCTCTACTTATGTGTGTTGCTTGCTGGAGTCTATATATGGTAAATCCTTTAGGATATATAGCTATGTCCGGAGCGACAGACATTACCAAAGCGACAAACGTTTTCGACAAAGTAGGTGAAATACTAAGGTCGCATCTGGGAGATACAGCAGAGACACTTTTCTTCCTTATGGGAGCAATGACAATAGTAGAAATCGTGGACTCAAACGGAGGATTCAACTTTGTTAGAGATTCTATGAAGACAAAAAGCAAGAGAGCCTTGCTTTGGCGAATTACATTTATGACATTCTTCCTTTCTGCTGTACTCGACAATCTTACTACCAGTATTGTAATGATTATGGTTCTGCGCAAATTGGTAAGCGACCATAAAGACCGTATAATATATGCCTCTATCGTAATAATAGCAGCCAACAGCGGTGGTGCCTTCTCGCCCATCGGCGACGTTACTACTATCATGCTCTGGATAGGTAATATGATTACGACTCAAGGTATAATAAAAGAAGTATTCATCCCGTCTGTAATATCGATAGTATTACCGGCGTTTGTATTACAGTACAGTCTTAAAGGAGAATTGCCGGCTATAACAAAAGACTCTGACGTGAAATCTACTGATGCATCTAAGTTACAGCGCCGGGTTATATTCATTCTTGGCGTATGCGGTCTGATGTCTGTTCCTATATTCCGCTATTTTACAAACCTTCCACCTTTCATGGGAATACTTCTTGTGTTAGGTTTGCTTTGGACTGTAACAGAAATTTTCTATCGCGGTGATGAAAGCACATCAAAGAGAGTAGCAAAATTACTATCCAAAATAGACATGACCACAATTCTTTTCTTCCTCGGCATATTAATGGCTGTATCTTGCCTTGAAGAAGTAGGTGTACTAAAAGGCATAGGTGTATGGCTAAATGTAGCTTCGGGTGGCAATCACTACATTGTAACAGGATTTATCGGAGTAGTAAGCAGTATTATTGATAACGTACCTCTTGTTGCAGGTTGTATAGGAATGTACCCTATCTCGCCAATAGGAGACATGGCTACTGACGGCATTTTCTGGCAATTGCTGGCTTATTGCGCAGGTGTTGGCGGATCAATCTTGATTATTGGTAGTGCAGCGGGTGTTGTAGTAATGGGACTTGAACGTATAACCTTTGGATGGTATATGAAACATGTCAGTTGGATAGCTTTATTAGGATACCTTGGAGGCATATTTGCCTACTGGATAGAAAAGACTTTTATATTCTGCTAA
- a CDS encoding polyprenol monophosphomannose synthase, which translates to MNESDSIVIIPTYNEKENIEKIIRAVFSLKKCFHILVIDDGSPDGTSKIVHNLIDNEFGNRLFIMERSGKQGLGTAYISGFKWALQRDYEYIFEMDADFSHSPEDLPRLYAACHNDGYDLAIGSRYVSGVNVVNWPIGRVLMSYFASKYVRFVTGFKVNDTTAGFKCYRRRVLETIELDKIRFKGYAFQIEMKYTAYKIGFKIKEVPVIFINRREGISKMNGGIFGEAFFGVIRLRIDSWTKKYPKLPIQ; encoded by the coding sequence ATGAACGAAAGCGACAGCATTGTTATAATTCCTACTTATAATGAAAAAGAGAATATAGAGAAAATAATACGTGCAGTTTTCTCTTTAAAAAAGTGTTTCCACATACTTGTTATTGACGATGGCTCTCCTGATGGAACCTCAAAGATAGTACACAATCTTATTGATAATGAGTTTGGAAACAGACTTTTCATAATGGAACGTTCAGGCAAACAGGGACTGGGAACTGCATATATATCGGGATTCAAATGGGCTCTACAGCGTGATTATGAATATATTTTTGAAATGGATGCCGACTTCAGTCATTCGCCAGAAGACTTACCTCGTTTATATGCTGCATGCCACAACGACGGGTATGATTTAGCAATCGGCTCTAGATATGTAAGTGGCGTTAATGTTGTGAATTGGCCTATAGGAAGAGTACTTATGAGCTATTTTGCATCAAAATATGTCCGTTTCGTTACAGGTTTTAAAGTTAATGACACAACTGCAGGATTTAAATGTTATCGTCGCCGGGTATTAGAAACAATAGAACTGGATAAAATACGCTTTAAAGGATATGCATTTCAAATAGAAATGAAGTACACAGCTTATAAAATAGGCTTTAAAATTAAAGAGGTACCGGTTATCTTCATCAATCGCCGCGAAGGTATAAGCAAAATGAATGGTGGCATTTTCGGTGAAGCATTTTTCGGAGTAATAAGATTAAGAATAGACAGTTGGACTAAAAAGTATCCAAAGTTACCTATACAATGA
- a CDS encoding TlpA family protein disulfide reductase, translating to MRKKNIGKLIRATAVILISCCMSCAKTDIEEDYGDGYSLINVGDKLPSFSVVDNFGNAYSDKTINGNVSMIVFFNTSCGDCQKELPIINDVYIKFSNRKDFKLVAISREQDKISVDNYWTDKSFSLPFCAQKDRTVYDKFAIQTIPRIYISNKNNIVSFKYDDEAMPDTLQLATAIRSLY from the coding sequence ATGAGAAAGAAAAACATTGGGAAATTAATTAGAGCCACTGCAGTGATACTTATATCCTGCTGCATGTCATGCGCCAAGACGGACATCGAAGAAGATTATGGTGACGGATATTCTTTGATAAACGTGGGTGACAAATTACCTAGTTTTAGCGTTGTAGATAATTTTGGTAATGCTTACAGCGACAAGACCATAAATGGGAATGTGAGTATGATTGTTTTTTTCAACACCTCATGTGGAGATTGTCAGAAAGAATTGCCTATAATAAATGATGTTTATATAAAGTTCAGTAACAGGAAAGATTTTAAACTAGTCGCAATAAGCAGAGAACAGGATAAGATTTCGGTTGACAACTACTGGACAGACAAGAGTTTTTCTCTGCCATTTTGTGCTCAGAAAGATAGAACTGTCTATGACAAATTTGCGATTCAGACTATACCGAGAATTTATATTAGCAACAAAAACAACATTGTTTCATTCAAATATGATGACGAAGCTATGCCTGATACTCTTCAGTTAGCAACGGCCATTAGGTCTTTATATTGA